Proteins encoded in a region of the Zea mays cultivar B73 chromosome 4, Zm-B73-REFERENCE-NAM-5.0, whole genome shotgun sequence genome:
- the LOC100284120 gene encoding AGP16 isoform 1 (isoform 1 is encoded by transcript variant 1), with amino-acid sequence MDPHVIEGTSIDLGIAYILMLVALVLTYLIHPLDASSPYKLF; translated from the exons ATGGACCCACATGTCATCGAAG GCACATCAATCGACCTGGGGATTGCGTACATCCTTATGCTGGTTGCCCTAGTGCTCACCTACCTGATCCACCCGCTTGACGCGTCCTCCCCCTACAAGCTCTTCTGA
- the LOC100284120 gene encoding AGP16 isoform 2 precursor (isoform 2 precursor is encoded by transcript variant 2) → MAVARAPLGAVAAMAVAALVFAILMTAAAAAQAPAPAPTSDGTSIDLGIAYILMLVALVLTYLIHPLDASSPYKLF, encoded by the exons ATGGCCGTGGCAAGGGCTCCGCTCGGCGcggttgctgcgatggcggtggcCGCTCTCGTCTTCGCCATACTCATGACCGCCGCCGCTGCGGCGCAGGCACCGGCGCCCGCGCCCACCAGCGACG GCACATCAATCGACCTGGGGATTGCGTACATCCTTATGCTGGTTGCCCTAGTGCTCACCTACCTGATCCACCCGCTTGACGCGTCCTCCCCCTACAAGCTCTTCTGA